ATAACGTCAACAGCAACATCCTACGCATTTTACCAATGCTTTAACAGTTGTTCCTAACGTTAATATAATATGTTCCGGGTATAACTCACCTTAACGTCCTGTTTAGCAGGCGAACGGCCGTTGAAGATTTGACGTTCACGCGTTAGTTGATTGAGTGATAAGCTCCTCACCCtgcaacaaaatggaagcgAACATTGCGGCAAAGGATGTGTGTGAAATGGATCGCATTCAattaccgcacacacacacacacactcttacCGATCAAGCTGGTTGATTGTCTGCTCGGTGACGGTGAATCTGGGAGACTGGCGGTTCGGTTGATTGGTGGCCGCGTTTGATCTTGTTCTGTTTCGGCTGCACCGCGAAACAAACAGATGAACACTGGCACACGGGTGCCCGGTACaccacacgcacatacactcggtctaatgttttgttttcgtccttCCGTCGCATGCAGGTGCGTTACGCATACATTCTTCGATCCACGCACTTACACAACGCCACTACTAAAATGGAGTTCCCGCCCCGGATGTTGGAACCTGGATGTGAACGGAATTGGAGTACCtgcgagcaacaaaaaaaaaaaaagcgctgcTGTAGCCACACAATAACAGTGCCGAAGAATGCTCCACCGTTCCGTGCGTAAAGCGTACTAAAGGTGTGAGGCACGGGGTCGGTGAAGCGAGTTGCGAAAACCCTTTTGTGCGACACGGAAATCACGGTGTGTGCGTAAAACACGAAATACGTTCGGGTGACGAtcacgatgatgatgcccgCGTATGGTGATCTTCGGCCCGGGATCGATCAAAACCCACCACCACGACACACCGTCAACATTCGGGCCGCTGCGCAGGTGAACAAATATGGTCATATTAGCGTGTATGGGGGCGCGCAAATACATCACCGTCCAGCACAAAATGGACAGCACAACGCGACACAGATACATGCGCGCGTGCGTGTCATCGCGGTGCGTTTGTCGCGCGGGATGGCgcgtttgcatttgcattaGCGTAGGAGGAACTTTGAGCCGTACCATCCTTCACGGGGTGGAAGCTTTTCCTGGGCCGAATTCCATTGCTATTTGGTAAGTGTAAGCATTCCGATCGTGTAAACACGCAAAAGATTGATTGCCATGACGAAAACAGCGTGGCGtttgatttcgatttcgaGATTAGTGGCTTATTGTCCTATTCCTGGAGTAGAACCTCTCGTCCTACACTCAAGATTATAGCAGGTTCAAGGTTATTGATGATCAAACAGTCGCTTATAGGTAGTTCATCTGGGATATTGGAAGTTTATTCAAGCTAAACTGATTTCAAAGTTACGGACATTACACGCATTTAGGATTTCAAGGATTTCTGTCTATGAGATCTATCAGATGACCCTGTGTGTGATGTAATCTCGTTATCatacaccaaaaaaacaaacaaactaccaTGTTGGCTGTGTAATCGTTCCATTATCGCTTACATTGTTAGCCAATATATGCGATGTTGCGGGCAAAGAGCTTTCGCGACAGCGAGAATTCCTCAACAAACGCGTCACAGCCCACACTCGATTCGTGGTTCCGGTATGGGGCGACTTCTCACCCACGCGTAGACCTGGACGTGACTTTTCGACAATCGAAATCAAATCACACCAAAACAGCACCGGAATCGACAAGCACCCGAATCGATGAAATACGCTTAGCAGAAGACAAGACAGCTCATATACATTCAGCTTCGTCCCAAAGCACTCGATTTCCGGCATTGATTGCGAACCTAACTAGCGCAATGATCTTGGTGTGTGCCGTTGCAGAATTTATCTCCCGCGGTCGGTGTGGGTAAAtcttgtcgttttttttctgcctttGCTCCAAACTGAACCGTCATTTGATTGGCAACACGGCCATCTTCGGTAGGTCGCGTACTTGTACGACCGGAGGCCCCGGGTATATACGTCGAGAGGCGGTCGTGTGTCCACTTATGGCGCGAAAACCGGTGAGTCGCAAGGAGAACCGGTGTCGAGACCGATGACCGTCTTGCGTGTGGCGCGCGCGCACCATTTGAAGTCATTCGGTTCAGCTTGCGCAACAGAACCTGCTGGTTGGGATTGGAAACCGTGTGTCCTCGGGTAGCCCAACATTGAGGGGTTCCCCCTTTATACAGCACGCGTGTGGTGGAAGTGTATCGAGATCCACCAGAAAACGATGCGTAGTTCTTATTCTTCTGTGGCTTTAAAGCGCGTCAAGATTCTCCTAAATAGTTGTGAGATATAAGACAGCTCTTTTAATCACAATTTCTTCTGGTACTTCACTGGTCAACATCACAACTCCCGATTAGGCACGTTTGCGCCATGGCTTGTTAGCAGGTGTGCTGTCTTCCTCTCCAGCTGCTGAGCCATtcgctttgtttacattctatATTTACACTATCAACAGCGTGCACTTAGTTCTATTGCTTTTCGCGCGTGATCTTCACATAGTCTGCAGTAAAAGTGCTCACTTGTGATTGTTGTCGTTTTCCGCTAACCTTTGGGGACACTATGACTGTCACCGTACACTCACAGCACGGTTGATCGATCGAATGgtagatggatggatggaccCGTTCGTTCCGTGGGCTTCTTTGTGCGGTACCCCTTACGGTTTCCCGCACATGTTAATCACGTCAGTGCCGCGGCGATACTGGCTGTATCTTGCGCGCACCAACGTCTCCGAACGGGCCCCGCACGTGCACGGTCGGAACCTGGGTGTTGGTTGTGGCGATGTGTGTGAATTCCCTTTCCCACAGCGTGACTTCCAACACATACGCAGCGCGCTTCGGCTGCGGTTCACCCTACGCCACTGTCGCGAGTTTACGCAAGCCCACCCCAAATGGTGGAAGGTTTATGCATACAGGCATACGCCGCTTAGACTTTACATGCGGCATCGCATCGTTACGGCGAGCGTACGTAGTTCCGTCGTTCGGGCTGGAGCGCGCGCAACGTTTCCTCGTTTGTCAATGGGCACTGCCAGCGCGCTTACACCTCTGGTGTGTTACGCCGCTAAACGAAGCGATGCAACATTCGCAACAGTTCTGTAAGTACATGGCGCGTTGCTTCTCCACAGCCCGCAACGCGCGCAGGTCCTGTGAGGTTTCCGGCTGCGCATGCCGgggttttttgctgttgttgtgtgtaGAGCACCCTTCGCGCGAAATGACCTACCATAACTATGTGCACCCCCGCGATGATGATTACGAATCGCCAGCAAGTCGTGATAAGACCCAGAAATTGGAGTGTACGTTATGGCTGTACAAGATGTAACTTTATCGAACGTTTAAATAACATCGTTTGCTTTGTTACTTAGTTATTATGATTAGTGCTGGAATCTAAATCTGAATCAGTTTCATAAATGGGAATGAATCTatgaactgaatgaatgaatctgaatctatATTTCACGTATTTCTTTAATTATCCGAGATATATGACCTCTCTACCTCTATTTATGATATGTTTTAGAGATTTAGATAAGATTtactgatttgaatgactctttaCTAAAGATTCATACGAATGACTCTTCTAAAAGGATTCATAAAGCACAACACTAATTATGACTTGTCTTTACTTCAACTGGAAATTGACTCTGTACTCGTGTTTCGGATGTGGGGACGAGAAAATCTTCATATACTCAGAATAGAAATCGAACCGACTTACTATATttgaagaattgaaaaaaaaaaagatatatgaacggtttttgtggaacaaacaaaattaaggacaattaaataatttttaatatttagtgttgcaaaacaaattagAAAATCATACAAGTGCCTTAAGCACGGCACAATTTCCACATCCGATGGAAGTGGTAGAGTAGTACGGTTCCTTCCTTCTTACAGCTCCATGCCCTTCTCGGCATCCGCCTGCATTCTCTCCCGCAGCTGGCTTACGCTGTCCTCAATTCGAACGATCAGCCGAATTTTCTGTGATTAAAacgaaaattaaacattaacgTTCTTCCTTTACGTTCACAGGTACGGGCTTACGACTTACGTTAGCACGATCGCCGGGTGTGTTTCTCCACAGCCAGATCATGTATCCGGGGATGCACAGCATCGACGACAGTGCGGTAAACCAACCGAAGGCGTGGGCCCAGAACGGATACGAATAGCCAAGGTACTTGATCGGAGTCCACTGGACGATGTTGAAGAAGAACACACCCTGTCGAACGATTCGATACAATCGGTAAGGAGTGTTAGATTGGAGCGAAAATATTCGGTAGTACAACTTGCAATAACGCCTGTAGCGAATGTACACAGGGCAACACACAGTCACACAGTCACGCATTCATACGCATACATCCAACAGGCTGTGGTCTTCAAGCTGATGTTTTTTAACCCATTGCTGCATCTGTGAAATGTTAAATGTAGATATaagcataaaacaaatatagGGCATACAACGAAAAAACGCGCTACTTTAGTAGGCAACTTGTTCAAAGCGTTGTTCTTGGCTAGAAGCGTTTGTAAGACAAAATGTTTGCGGAGAAGTTTTATCATCGGCCAGTCCTGCCAGAAGTTCCAGAAGCTTTGACGTTTAATTTAAAGTACAACTGCGTAGCTCGCACTAGCTCTCGATAGCAGCAGTAATTGAATACTTTTTGTTTTAGCATTTGCAATTATATTTCCAGATTTTTGGAGCATTTTTGGACCTAAATAGTATAATGGACAAACGTCATTCAATTCACCCTATCGCTTGTCATGGCAGGAAAGCTACGCATTCGAGTatgttgaattaaaaaaataagtcctacagaagaacaaaaaaaattggcTCCAAAAATAGTTTCAAGGCCATCAGAGTGGCTCAACCAAAATTGTAACAGACAGTAAATCCATAGCATCAAAATCAGCATAATCAAATAGAATCAGACACCCTCGACTAGAGATATGCCTCCTATTGCCAAACAGTTTGCCGATAACATGCACTGTCaatcataattaaaatttctccGTTCTCAAAGCCTACTCAGAAAAAGAATGCTACAAAACGCTCGGGTTTTGTGTGTTACCGTGCTATTTAATTCAATGTCACTGCGATACGCTTCGGTACTTCCAATGTCCATCTCTCATGTACTATCTGTTGGCAATTAGGGTAAACCCATTTCCGAAAGCGCACCCCCCGAAGGCTTCGTTAgtgtgcaatgcaatagtcTTGCAAAATAACGAGCAATTGCTGCGTAACCTTGAGCCACTATCAGGGTGGAATATTTTGATCGCGGAAATGGGAGTTGCaaatgctttcttttcttaatTCTGTTGTTGCATCAGCGTCCTCACTCCCTTAAAGGATCAACGCAAGCGATATGCAAACAATCTCTTCAGCGAACCTAACGAGATGCGGAGGCGTTTGCATTGggcgattgttttgttttatttccactaaATTGAACTTTAATGCGTATTGGATGGCGTTCttcggtaaaaaaaaatcctggccttgaaattgattcgtttcgtttgttcgccatttttgCAATTCTTTAAAGTTACCAGATGTTGTCTTTAAGATTTTTAGCCCAACATGCTCGGGTCCGTTCGTACTACGCACGGTTTTAGATACTATTGCTGTAGGTCTATTCCTATTCTTAGCAGTTCTTATTTATCAGTTGGCGTTCTGAAAACCATATCTATAAGGTGCATTAAACTTCTGTTCCAGGGCCTAGGTTAACTTCGTCTAGAACACAGGGTAACTCTGAAGTGAGCACCACTCATTTACGTCACTTGTTAAACGGAATGCACTCTTATTAAAGCTCTCCGAATACTTTAGCGGTTGTTCGTATATGTATCCTGAAGGTGGAGCAACCTCACATCTCTTAAGAATAGATAGAATCAAGCCGCGTAACTAGAAACAATTATATTCTATTAACAACACTGATTGACGCCTCAATTGTTCCAACTCCAACTCAACTCTGTATTAATGCATTTGTTCAGTATGGCTGAAACATTTAATTCGCGAGCACTGCACTGGAGGATACTGGTAAATATAATGTGTCGTTTATATCATTCAATCATACATATTTATAAACAATCGCTAACACAATCACTGTCACTAATGATACTTTATCGTTTAATTCTTCCATTGCAGTCTCTCGTGGTTACGCGGAATCACTGAGCTGTCCCGTATGAACTGCGATCGAAATTCCCGACTACGGGCACTGTTCCGGACATCCTACCCGAAAGAGTCATTTACATCAACTGATCGCAAAGATCAGTCTGGAAAACAATAAACCTGCTGCACGGCACACCACtaatgcaaacacacacaaacacacagctgCCCCTTCGGAGATCACCGAAAACTCCCATCAAATCGGGTAATGTTCATTCGCTAACCTTATTTCCCTCAATGATGTTCGCTTTATTTGTAGTGATGGCGATGTAAGGGTTTATGTGCGCTGGCGGCGTTTAGAACCGTTACAGGAAGCGATTGCCGTTGTCACAACAGTATCGTTGGGGCTGTTGCATAAATCATTCTATATACCGGATGTACGCGGAACACTGCAAACAAGCAACAGACATACTTCGACATGTTTCACGCGCAGGTTAGGTTAGTATAACCGCAGCCATCACACATCGCGGTACCAGTCATCCTTTTATCCTTGTACTTGTACCGCGCAGGGTAGAAGGAAATTGATGCACATAAACCAGCCTGCCTAAGCTAAATCGTTAGATCCGATTTAAATTAAGCGCTCTTCTCACGCATACAAACACAGGCCCGTGCAAAACCCGTACCACACGCAGCTGGGCAAACAAACCCATCCATCAAATCAATGTGTGTAAACCGGACAGCCCCGATGCATGAATGAACGCACGAAAATGGCCAATTGGACACTTCCTATTTAGCGACGGTATGTTTCCACCATCTGTCACAAATTTAGTCGTATGAACAAGTGCACGATCGCAAGCTAGCATCCCAATACAGTGGACAGATCATTAACGTTGAGCAGCTAACGGCTTGGTTTGGAACTAATCACAGCAAATGTAATGCGTTAGTATTCCAGATGGCTTCATCCTTTCGGATCTTCCTGGCAGGATGTGTGAAGAtagatttaattattttagtaaattttgaatttatttttgtactaCTATTTATGTTCAGAATTTTAGATTAATTTGGCTAGTTTAGATTTTAAATCTTTCttcaatatttaatatttctatTGAAGTAGAAAGTTCTTCAAATCCTTCAAATACTTTTTACAAAGAGAATAGTGCAGTAGTTGCAATTAGTTGTAAATATAGCTCACGATAAAATGTGATATAATGTTAAATGGTTAATTAGTTCATTGACGTTGTTAGGGTAACAGTCTAAAGTGTTTAAGGTGTGCTAATTTAATACGCTAATGAGTGTAGTTGATTCACCTTCGTACGGAGTTTTTGCACAGTTTTTGGAAAGTTTGAAGAACATTAAAGTGGGGAAGAAGCACACCACCACTAAGCAGGAAGTGTCCAATTGTTGATGTTCGCGCATTATTCATGCGTATGGCACAGTGCTGCGCTTACATATTATGTGTACTGATGAACTATTCGCGGAAAGGGGTTAGTACCGGTGGAAACGATTTTAATTCTTCCTTTCGTTTAAAGGACACCACTTAAAATTGTATGTTTGCCTATGGTAATGGAAGTTTCTATTCTTTTCAGCACTGTGCGGTTGCAAACCGTTCTGCTCAACCCGCTGAAGATGCATCCAAGTGGTACACAAACGATTACAATCATCATGATTACGAGACATTTGGATCAATTCAGCGTGCTGCCGTTAGCGCGACGGGGAGGCCACCATGTGAAGGCAGTTGTGAGTAATGTGCAACCATTGTGACATTGCCAGTTAACAATTTTGCGTGCTAGCTTGTAAATCGGTCAGTACCGAAATGTGCGGTAGGTCTTCTGGGATGTGGATGGGAAGAACCTAGGAACGGATTTGCTAACCTAACGGGCAAAAGGGCGGGGAATAAGGGTGTCTGGCACCACTTAATGGTATGAAACAGTGCGACGGGGGTCAAGAGGTTGGCCATAAAACAGTGCGCATATGAATATTGTTAAATGGATGTGTTGAAATCGTAACCGAACAGTCAGGCACCCTTTCAGTCGTTTTCAGTACACCCACCGGTACGGTTGTAGCAGGGCAGGTCGATTCCAACACGAGTTCGGCACCGTTTTTGTTCGGTTTAGTGTAACGTGCGCAAGTGACTAGCAGAAGATTACCCTAGCAATGGCTAAGATGCAGTGCAGTGTCACGCAGGTGTATGTGAGAAGCTTAGATTGGTTAAATGTGGGACGAAAACAGTTTCTGTCGATAGCGGCTTTAAGAAATTTCATCAATCAACAATTGTATCAGCCATCAACAACCTGTTGCGGAATGTTCGACAGCCTGGTTATGTTCTTAGTGCTGCGTAGAGATGAGTCGATCTGTAACAGTGGAACGGTGTTAAGAATATCGTTATCAGTGAATAAGCGATCACAATGCAACAACGGGAAATGTAATGCACGGTGTAAGTTTTGAAGTTTGAACAGTGTTTTCTATTATTTATAACATTTATTACTGCTTGCTGTGCCCTAAATGTACATCTCTTAATGCCATAGTTAACGGAGAAAAGACACTGCACGGAATTCGTTGAAGGTGTAGTAATGTTAAATGGCAGTCTGTAGATCAAAACCGGAAATGTTTAGACATCAAATGTTTGTTAGAGCAAATTGTTGTATCCGTTCCAACCACTTAGCAGTGAAGCAATTGATGGCACCCTCTCGGCCATTTTAATGGAATCTAATCGTTTCCGGTTTCACGTTTCCATTCGCACCTAGCCTTTAAGAGATGGTGGAATTTGTTTTATCATACAATTTAGTGTGTCACCCTTCCGTGATCCGCATATGAGTTTGGTCGGTTGTGCAGAAGAGAGtatttgggattttttttaactgcAAACAGTAGTTGATGATAGAATGGAAAAGGGTTGGTAGTGACTTCCGGCACAGAATTGCAACCAATTTGAAATAGTAACAGCAACAACTAATAGGGATTTCCCCATGAAAATATTGCATGCATGTCAGTTAATGAAATTATGGTATGAATTTAAGCAA
This window of the Anopheles moucheti chromosome X, idAnoMoucSN_F20_07, whole genome shotgun sequence genome carries:
- the LOC128307198 gene encoding sodium- and chloride-dependent GABA transporter 1-like isoform X1 produces the protein MRDCVTVCCPVYIRYRRYCKLYYRIFSLQSNTPYRLYRIVRQGVFFFNIVQWTPIKYLGYSYPFWAHAFGWFTALSSMLCIPGYMIWLWRNTPGDRANKIRLIVRIEDSVSQLRERMQADAEKGMEL
- the LOC128307198 gene encoding sodium- and chloride-dependent GABA transporter 1-like isoform X2, translated to MEELNDKVSLVTVIVLAIVYKYGVFFFNIVQWTPIKYLGYSYPFWAHAFGWFTALSSMLCIPGYMIWLWRNTPGDRANKIRLIVRIEDSVSQLRERMQADAEKGMEL